A region from the Ctenopharyngodon idella isolate HZGC_01 chromosome 13, HZGC01, whole genome shotgun sequence genome encodes:
- the nin gene encoding ninein isoform X2, with the protein MDGARDQYEERLKEVFESFDGSGLGSLSPEELTDLCRALQLEENTLNTLLHTLLQDQISARVDFEQFKDALILVLSSTNTDDPEECLEQPDSPEVQPRFVKGSKRYGRRSAPEFIHTDSHTQAEDEEEKDEDAQENDDRTVPRKRERWNADMSISEEFEAEGQMHLWNPDEPSTPRGNALPLCDLEERLQDACHQLSLPINGMATLQQLHALCQHIGIEVGEDLLQGADESVMDVQEFISCIINHSKPPTPSVSTPYRQLKRHHSTQFDESGRRISCALSSTIGLQVFSDLDDGSGHALVETLLYRWMEEGVDNSSEILQALDFNLEGKVNLSELTVALENELLSTKNSIHQAALVSFKAEIRHLLECVDLERREKERIRFDLDKAEKLKSQLASEVDDHHAAIERNNELNLRKLEQEYKESMTALRAELSREVELVQQQANQQREELEQEIGKMKDDEAFLREHLTLTIKENGRLESELIETTEKLVEAENQLNKVQKNLDGVLKEKFGDLDPDSAEFYLQEDRLRQLRKNYEEQCRELQDRIDELEAQLEEYQTSGHTPSTRPGLSLSDELASKSPDPGSQERQPLNMSLETEMLLEQHQQELENIRAMVYEEKRSAEEERTRLSLQHQQEVQVLREEMARELERANRLEQEISALQTLHQQELHSLTQEAQEARSRADQLEEKVQVLEEKQTAHEEQNRVHAEEMSLRELKHQEVLEASLQEQRERLLEEQEKEEKRLMEQWKQEQKSYEEVLSAQLEEMQQRREQECVELEKRLKEEWEGERQELEESSKEALQALLDERERKLKEDWEREKQELEEISKEALQAMLEERLERERRLKQQWDEERASLENKHHALLLQRLQEEREHLRTQQEETDSIIIEHWGRERAQLEKQHEEALQACLEQERKRLQVEREEQERRWQQVLNEEQSRMEEAHREAMQELCAKHSEERERLSSLLEKLRTDIAEQRSEVCRLAKENFILRHKISTVREDDLRENQDDMRLQHMKQGKRSLQALRRQLSEPRRLGQQLEEENLLQQNADHVLRHALQEVMRQNDSSTNEKNGICDREEIVSRTEKELLRSELNRCIEKVQKAQAMKDTLTTHFYSHLTFHFLLFLTNFLVFQVMSLDSSLQTLTQQNARLKSDLRITQQERDALKQEVISLHKQVQYANEKLLEVSVVSAGQQQGRHVWAELSGLMEVEHDSLTEENQQLKRQMSEMSSELQTSKEQIHHLEALNAKQRGLVKTADQEKSALKRELEALHTQLLSTRNKAHLSAVLPSSPLQLPGEQRGQHHSDGPDFNLQDERELALLQMEERMREVELMLRNLKLLLQEKVSQLKEQLIRNSESDVLIKDLYVENAQLLKVLEKTEQRQKVAEKKNFLLEEKISSLNKIVRDLGPSPLTPAPYHFTRS; encoded by the exons ATGGATGGAGCGAGGGACCAGTATGAGGAACGACTGAAAGAGGTGTTTGAAAGTTTTGATGGCAGTGGTTTGGGCTCTCTGAGTCCTGAAGAACTGACCGATCTCTGCCGGGCCCTTCAGCTGGAGGAGAACACGCTGAACACACTCTTACACACACTGCTGCAGGACCAGATCAGTGCACGG GTTGATTTTGAACAGTTTAAGGATGCTCTGATCCTCGTGTTATCAAGTACAAACACAGATGATCCAGAGGAATGTCTTGAACAGCCAG ATTCCCCAGAAGTCCAGCCACGCTTTGTAAAGGGCAGTAAGCGCTATGGCCGTCGCTCGGCTCCGGAGTTCATTCACACTgattcacacacacaggctgaagatgaggaggagaagGATGAAGATGCTCAAGAGAACGATGACAGGACTGTACCCAGGAAACGTGAG cgCTGGAACGCTGACATGAGCATTTCTGAAGAGTTTGAAGCAGAAG GTCAGATGCACCTCTGGAACCCTGATGAGCCCAGCACACCACGAGGCAATGCACTGCCACTCTGTGACTTAGAGGAGCGGTTGCAGGATGCCTGCCATCAGCTCTCTCTACCCATAAACGGCATGGCCACACTGCAACAGCTACACGCACTCTGTCAGCACATAGGCATTGAG GTGGGTGAGGATCTGTTGCAGGGTGCTGATGAAAGCGTAATGGATGTGCAGGAGTTCATTTCGTGCATAATAAACCACAGCAAACCACCCACACCATCAGTATCTACACCCTACAGACAATTAAAGAGACACCATTCCACTCAG tTTGACGAGTCGGGCCGAAGGATCTCATGTGCTTTGAGCAGTACAATTGGTCTGCAGGTGTTTTCGGATTTGGATGATGGATCGGGACATGCTCTTGTGGAAACTCTGCTTTACAGGTGGATGGAAGAGGGAGTGGACAATAGCTCAGAGATCCTACAG GCTCTGGATTTTAATCTGGAAGGTAAAGTGAATCTGTCTGAGCTGACCGTTGCTCTAGAGAATGAGCTGCTGAGCACTAAGAACTCAATCCACCAAGCGGCGCTAGTGAGCTTTAAGGCAGAAATCAGACATCTGCT TGAGTGTGTTGACCTGGAGAGGCGTGAGAAGGAGAGGATTCGCTTTGATCTGGACAAAGCAGAGAAACTGAAATCTCAGCTGGCGTCTGAAGTGGATGACCACCATGCTGCCATCGAACGCAATAATGAACTCAACCTTCG GAAGTTGGAGCAGGAATATAAAGAGAGTATGACTGCTCTGAGGGCAGAGCTAAGTAGAGAGGTGGAGCTTGTGCAGCAGCAGGCCAATCAGCAACGAGAAGAGCTTGAACAGGAAATTGGCAAGATGAAAGATGATGAAGCCTTCCTACGAGAACACCTAACTCTCACCATTAAA GAAAATGGTCGCCTGGAGTCAGAGCTTATTGAGACCACAGAAAAACTGGTGGAGGCTGAAAACCAGCTGAACAAAGTGCAGAAAAATCTGGATGGTGTTTTGAAAGAGAAG tTTGGTGATTTGGATCCAGACAGTGCAGAGTTTTACCTGCAGGAGGACCGTCTCCGACAACTGCGCAAGAACTACGAGGAGCAGTGCAGG GAGCTGCAGGATCGTATAGATGAGCTGGAAGCTCAGCTGGAGGAATATCAGACTTCAGGTCACACACCCTCGACACGTCCCGGACTGAGTCTGTCTGATGAACTGGCCAGCAAGAGTCCAGACCCAG GTTCTCAAGAACGGCAGCCATTAAACATGAGTCTGGAGACAGAGATGTTACTGGAGCAGCACCAACAAGAGTTAGAAAACATCAGGGCAATG GTTTATGAAGAAAAACGCAGTGCAGAAGAGGAGAGAACTCGTCTTTCCCTGCAGCACCAACAGGAGGTGCAGGTTTTGAGGGAGGAGATGGCAAGAGAACTAGAGAGAGCAAATAGATTGGAGCAGGAAATTTCTGCCCTCCAAACTCTCCACCAGCAGGAgcttcactctctcacacaggAGGCACAGGAAGCCAGAAGCCGTGCAGACCAGCTGGAAGAGAAGGTGCAAGTTCTGGAGGAGAAACAGACTGCCCATGAGGAGCAGAACAGAGTGCATGCTGAGGAGATGAGTTTGAGGGAGTTGAAGCACCAAGAGGTGCTGGAGGCAAGTCTGcaggagcagagagagagattgcTAGAAGAGCAGGAAAAGGAGGAGAAGAGGCTCATGGAACAGTGGAAACAAGAGCAGAAGAGCTATGAGGAGGTGCTAAGTGCTCAGCTTGAGGAGATGCAGCAGAGAAGAGAACAAGAGTGTGTTGAGCTGGAAAAGAGGCTCAAGGAGGAGTGGGAAGGAGAGAGGCAGGAGCTAGAGGAGAGCAGTAAGGAGGCATTACAGGCTTTGCTGGATGAGAGAGAACGGAAGCTCAAGGAGGATTGGGAACGGGAGAAGCAGGAGCTAGAGGAGATCAGTAAGGAGGCGCTGCAGGCCATGCTAGAGGAGAGGTTGGAGAGGGAAAGGAGGCTCAAGCAGCAATGGGATGAGGAGCGGGCTTCATTAGAGAACAAACATCATGCTTTGCTACTACAGCGTTTGCAGGAAGAGAGGGAACACCTCCGAACACAGCAGGAGGAGACCGATAGCATTATAATTGAGCACTGGGGTAGAGAGAGGGCTCAGCTGGAGAAACAACATGAGGAGGCGCTGCAGGCCTGTTTGGAGCAGGAGAGAAAGAGACTGCAAGTGGAGAGAGAGGAGCAGGAGAGGAGGTGGCAGCAGGTGCTGAATGAAGAGCAGAGCCGGATGGAGGAGGCGCACAGGGAGGCCATGCAGGAGCTGTGTGCCAAACACAGCGAGGAGAGGGAAAGACTTAGCAGCCTTTTGGAGAAACTACGCACAGACATTGCAGAACAGAG GAGTGAAGTTTGTCGTCTGGCTAAAGAGAACTTCATTCTGAGGCACAAAATCTCAACAGTGAGGGAGGATGACCTGAGAGAGAACCAGGATGATATGCG ATTACAACACATGAAGCAAGGGAAGAGATCGCTACAAGCTCTTAGGAGACAG CTCTCAGAGCCTCGTCGCCTGGGACAGCAGCTGGAGGAGGAGAATTTATTGCAGCAGAATGCAGATCATGTGCTTCGACATGCGCTCCAGGAAGTGATGCGTCAAAATGACAGCTCAACCAATGAGAAGAATGGG ATTTGTGATCGGGAGGAGATTGTTTCCAGAACAGAAAAGGAACTGCTTAGATCAGAACTCAATCGGTGCATAGAAAAGGTACAAAAAGCACAGGCAATGAAAGACACCCTCACTACCCATTTTTACTCACATCTGACATTTCACTTTTTACTTTTCTTAACAAATTTTCTGGTCTTTCAGGTCATGTCACTGGATTCATCTCTACAGACACTCACTCAGCAGAATGCTCGTCTCAAATCTGACCTACGCATCACACAACAAGAAAGAGATGCCCTCAAACAGGAAGTGATTTCTTTGCACAAACAAGTGCAATATGCCAATGAGAAG TTGTTGGAGGTCTCTGTTGTGTCTGCTGGTCAGCAGCAGGGGAGGCATGTGTGGGCGGAGCTTTCTGGGCTGATGGAGGTGGAGCATGATTCACTAACTGAGGAAAACCAACAACTCAAGCGACAGATGAGTGAGATGAGTTCAGAGCTGCAGACGTCAAAGGAGCAG atccaCCATCTGGAGGCATTAAATGCAAAACAGAGAGGACTTGTGAAAACTGCAGATCAAGAAAAATCAGCTTTGAAACGTGAACTCGAGGCTCTGCACACACAGCTGCTATCAACGCGGAACAAG GCTCATCTGTCTGCAGTCTTGCCTTCATCTCCTCTACAGTTGCCGGGGGAACAGAGAGGACAGCACCATAGCGACGGCCCAGACTTCAACTTGCAG GACGAGCGGGAGTTGGCGCTTTTACAGATGGAGGAGAGAATGAGAGAAGTAGAGCTCATGCTCAGAAACCTCAAACTGTTGCTGCAGGAgaaagtgtctcagctgaaagAACAG TTGATCAGGAACAGTGAATCAGACGTGTTGATTAAAGACCTGTATGTGGAGAACGCTCAACTGCTCAAAGTCTTGGAAAAGACAGAACAGCGTCAGAAAGTAGCAGAGAAGAAGAACTTCCTGCTAGAAGAGAAAATTTCAAGCCTCAACAAGATTGTCCGTGACCTCGGCCCTTCCCCTTTGACCCCTGCGCCCTACCACTTTACACGCtcctga
- the nin gene encoding ninein isoform X1, producing MDGARDQYEERLKEVFESFDGSGLGSLSPEELTDLCRALQLEENTLNTLLHTLLQDQISARVDFEQFKDALILVLSSTNTDDPEECLEQPDSPEVQPRFVKGSKRYGRRSAPEFIHTDSHTQAEDEEEKDEDAQENDDRTVPRKRERWNADMSISEEFEAEGQMHLWNPDEPSTPRGNALPLCDLEERLQDACHQLSLPINGMATLQQLHALCQHIGIEVGEDLLQGADESVMDVQEFISCIINHSKPPTPSVSTPYRQLKRHHSTQFDESGRRISCALSSTIGLQVFSDLDDGSGHALVETLLYRWMEEGVDNSSEILQALDFNLEGKVNLSELTVALENELLSTKNSIHQAALVSFKAEIRHLLECVDLERREKERIRFDLDKAEKLKSQLASEVDDHHAAIERNNELNLRKLEQEYKESMTALRAELSREVELVQQQANQQREELEQEIGKMKDDEAFLREHLTLTIKENGRLESELIETTEKLVEAENQLNKVQKNLDGVLKEKFGDLDPDSAEFYLQEDRLRQLRKNYEEQCRELQDRIDELEAQLEEYQTSGHTPSTRPGLSLSDELASKSPDPGSQERQPLNMSLETEMLLEQHQQELENIRAMVYEEKRSAEEERTRLSLQHQQEVQVLREEMARELERANRLEQEISALQTLHQQELHSLTQEAQEARSRADQLEEKVQVLEEKQTAHEEQNRVHAEEMSLRELKHQEVLEASLQEQRERLLEEQEKEEKRLMEQWKQEQKSYEEVLSAQLEEMQQRREQECVELEKRLKEEWEGERQELEESSKEALQALLDERERKLKEDWEREKQELEEISKEALQAMLEERLERERRLKQQWDEERASLENKHHALLLQRLQEEREHLRTQQEETDSIIIEHWGRERAQLEKQHEEALQACLEQERKRLQVEREEQERRWQQVLNEEQSRMEEAHREAMQELCAKHSEERERLSSLLEKLRTDIAEQRSEVCRLAKENFILRHKISTVREDDLRENQDDMRLQHMKQGKRSLQALRRQLSEPRRLGQQLEEENLLQQNADHVLRHALQEVMRQNDSSTNEKNGICDREEIVSRTEKELLRSELNRCIEKVQKAQAMKDTLTTHFYSHLTFHFLLFLTNFLVFQVMSLDSSLQTLTQQNARLKSDLRITQQERDALKQEVISLHKQVQYANEKLLEVSVVSAGQQQGRHVWAELSGLMEVEHDSLTEENQQLKRQMSEMSSELQTSKEQIHHLEALNAKQRGLVKTADQEKSALKRELEALHTQLLSTRNKAHLSAVLPSSPLQLPGEQRGQHHSDGPDFNLQQDERELALLQMEERMREVELMLRNLKLLLQEKVSQLKEQLIRNSESDVLIKDLYVENAQLLKVLEKTEQRQKVAEKKNFLLEEKISSLNKIVRDLGPSPLTPAPYHFTRS from the exons ATGGATGGAGCGAGGGACCAGTATGAGGAACGACTGAAAGAGGTGTTTGAAAGTTTTGATGGCAGTGGTTTGGGCTCTCTGAGTCCTGAAGAACTGACCGATCTCTGCCGGGCCCTTCAGCTGGAGGAGAACACGCTGAACACACTCTTACACACACTGCTGCAGGACCAGATCAGTGCACGG GTTGATTTTGAACAGTTTAAGGATGCTCTGATCCTCGTGTTATCAAGTACAAACACAGATGATCCAGAGGAATGTCTTGAACAGCCAG ATTCCCCAGAAGTCCAGCCACGCTTTGTAAAGGGCAGTAAGCGCTATGGCCGTCGCTCGGCTCCGGAGTTCATTCACACTgattcacacacacaggctgaagatgaggaggagaagGATGAAGATGCTCAAGAGAACGATGACAGGACTGTACCCAGGAAACGTGAG cgCTGGAACGCTGACATGAGCATTTCTGAAGAGTTTGAAGCAGAAG GTCAGATGCACCTCTGGAACCCTGATGAGCCCAGCACACCACGAGGCAATGCACTGCCACTCTGTGACTTAGAGGAGCGGTTGCAGGATGCCTGCCATCAGCTCTCTCTACCCATAAACGGCATGGCCACACTGCAACAGCTACACGCACTCTGTCAGCACATAGGCATTGAG GTGGGTGAGGATCTGTTGCAGGGTGCTGATGAAAGCGTAATGGATGTGCAGGAGTTCATTTCGTGCATAATAAACCACAGCAAACCACCCACACCATCAGTATCTACACCCTACAGACAATTAAAGAGACACCATTCCACTCAG tTTGACGAGTCGGGCCGAAGGATCTCATGTGCTTTGAGCAGTACAATTGGTCTGCAGGTGTTTTCGGATTTGGATGATGGATCGGGACATGCTCTTGTGGAAACTCTGCTTTACAGGTGGATGGAAGAGGGAGTGGACAATAGCTCAGAGATCCTACAG GCTCTGGATTTTAATCTGGAAGGTAAAGTGAATCTGTCTGAGCTGACCGTTGCTCTAGAGAATGAGCTGCTGAGCACTAAGAACTCAATCCACCAAGCGGCGCTAGTGAGCTTTAAGGCAGAAATCAGACATCTGCT TGAGTGTGTTGACCTGGAGAGGCGTGAGAAGGAGAGGATTCGCTTTGATCTGGACAAAGCAGAGAAACTGAAATCTCAGCTGGCGTCTGAAGTGGATGACCACCATGCTGCCATCGAACGCAATAATGAACTCAACCTTCG GAAGTTGGAGCAGGAATATAAAGAGAGTATGACTGCTCTGAGGGCAGAGCTAAGTAGAGAGGTGGAGCTTGTGCAGCAGCAGGCCAATCAGCAACGAGAAGAGCTTGAACAGGAAATTGGCAAGATGAAAGATGATGAAGCCTTCCTACGAGAACACCTAACTCTCACCATTAAA GAAAATGGTCGCCTGGAGTCAGAGCTTATTGAGACCACAGAAAAACTGGTGGAGGCTGAAAACCAGCTGAACAAAGTGCAGAAAAATCTGGATGGTGTTTTGAAAGAGAAG tTTGGTGATTTGGATCCAGACAGTGCAGAGTTTTACCTGCAGGAGGACCGTCTCCGACAACTGCGCAAGAACTACGAGGAGCAGTGCAGG GAGCTGCAGGATCGTATAGATGAGCTGGAAGCTCAGCTGGAGGAATATCAGACTTCAGGTCACACACCCTCGACACGTCCCGGACTGAGTCTGTCTGATGAACTGGCCAGCAAGAGTCCAGACCCAG GTTCTCAAGAACGGCAGCCATTAAACATGAGTCTGGAGACAGAGATGTTACTGGAGCAGCACCAACAAGAGTTAGAAAACATCAGGGCAATG GTTTATGAAGAAAAACGCAGTGCAGAAGAGGAGAGAACTCGTCTTTCCCTGCAGCACCAACAGGAGGTGCAGGTTTTGAGGGAGGAGATGGCAAGAGAACTAGAGAGAGCAAATAGATTGGAGCAGGAAATTTCTGCCCTCCAAACTCTCCACCAGCAGGAgcttcactctctcacacaggAGGCACAGGAAGCCAGAAGCCGTGCAGACCAGCTGGAAGAGAAGGTGCAAGTTCTGGAGGAGAAACAGACTGCCCATGAGGAGCAGAACAGAGTGCATGCTGAGGAGATGAGTTTGAGGGAGTTGAAGCACCAAGAGGTGCTGGAGGCAAGTCTGcaggagcagagagagagattgcTAGAAGAGCAGGAAAAGGAGGAGAAGAGGCTCATGGAACAGTGGAAACAAGAGCAGAAGAGCTATGAGGAGGTGCTAAGTGCTCAGCTTGAGGAGATGCAGCAGAGAAGAGAACAAGAGTGTGTTGAGCTGGAAAAGAGGCTCAAGGAGGAGTGGGAAGGAGAGAGGCAGGAGCTAGAGGAGAGCAGTAAGGAGGCATTACAGGCTTTGCTGGATGAGAGAGAACGGAAGCTCAAGGAGGATTGGGAACGGGAGAAGCAGGAGCTAGAGGAGATCAGTAAGGAGGCGCTGCAGGCCATGCTAGAGGAGAGGTTGGAGAGGGAAAGGAGGCTCAAGCAGCAATGGGATGAGGAGCGGGCTTCATTAGAGAACAAACATCATGCTTTGCTACTACAGCGTTTGCAGGAAGAGAGGGAACACCTCCGAACACAGCAGGAGGAGACCGATAGCATTATAATTGAGCACTGGGGTAGAGAGAGGGCTCAGCTGGAGAAACAACATGAGGAGGCGCTGCAGGCCTGTTTGGAGCAGGAGAGAAAGAGACTGCAAGTGGAGAGAGAGGAGCAGGAGAGGAGGTGGCAGCAGGTGCTGAATGAAGAGCAGAGCCGGATGGAGGAGGCGCACAGGGAGGCCATGCAGGAGCTGTGTGCCAAACACAGCGAGGAGAGGGAAAGACTTAGCAGCCTTTTGGAGAAACTACGCACAGACATTGCAGAACAGAG GAGTGAAGTTTGTCGTCTGGCTAAAGAGAACTTCATTCTGAGGCACAAAATCTCAACAGTGAGGGAGGATGACCTGAGAGAGAACCAGGATGATATGCG ATTACAACACATGAAGCAAGGGAAGAGATCGCTACAAGCTCTTAGGAGACAG CTCTCAGAGCCTCGTCGCCTGGGACAGCAGCTGGAGGAGGAGAATTTATTGCAGCAGAATGCAGATCATGTGCTTCGACATGCGCTCCAGGAAGTGATGCGTCAAAATGACAGCTCAACCAATGAGAAGAATGGG ATTTGTGATCGGGAGGAGATTGTTTCCAGAACAGAAAAGGAACTGCTTAGATCAGAACTCAATCGGTGCATAGAAAAGGTACAAAAAGCACAGGCAATGAAAGACACCCTCACTACCCATTTTTACTCACATCTGACATTTCACTTTTTACTTTTCTTAACAAATTTTCTGGTCTTTCAGGTCATGTCACTGGATTCATCTCTACAGACACTCACTCAGCAGAATGCTCGTCTCAAATCTGACCTACGCATCACACAACAAGAAAGAGATGCCCTCAAACAGGAAGTGATTTCTTTGCACAAACAAGTGCAATATGCCAATGAGAAG TTGTTGGAGGTCTCTGTTGTGTCTGCTGGTCAGCAGCAGGGGAGGCATGTGTGGGCGGAGCTTTCTGGGCTGATGGAGGTGGAGCATGATTCACTAACTGAGGAAAACCAACAACTCAAGCGACAGATGAGTGAGATGAGTTCAGAGCTGCAGACGTCAAAGGAGCAG atccaCCATCTGGAGGCATTAAATGCAAAACAGAGAGGACTTGTGAAAACTGCAGATCAAGAAAAATCAGCTTTGAAACGTGAACTCGAGGCTCTGCACACACAGCTGCTATCAACGCGGAACAAG GCTCATCTGTCTGCAGTCTTGCCTTCATCTCCTCTACAGTTGCCGGGGGAACAGAGAGGACAGCACCATAGCGACGGCCCAGACTTCAACTTGCAG CAGGACGAGCGGGAGTTGGCGCTTTTACAGATGGAGGAGAGAATGAGAGAAGTAGAGCTCATGCTCAGAAACCTCAAACTGTTGCTGCAGGAgaaagtgtctcagctgaaagAACAG TTGATCAGGAACAGTGAATCAGACGTGTTGATTAAAGACCTGTATGTGGAGAACGCTCAACTGCTCAAAGTCTTGGAAAAGACAGAACAGCGTCAGAAAGTAGCAGAGAAGAAGAACTTCCTGCTAGAAGAGAAAATTTCAAGCCTCAACAAGATTGTCCGTGACCTCGGCCCTTCCCCTTTGACCCCTGCGCCCTACCACTTTACACGCtcctga